DNA from Krasilnikovia cinnamomea:
ACGCCGGTGTGCCCGAGCGACTGGGCCGCGTCCACCAGCAGCGGCACCCCGGAGTCCGCGCACGCCCCCGCCGCCTCGGCCACCGGCTGCACCGTGCCGACCTCGTGGCTCGCGCTGATCAGGGCGGCCAGGGCGACCCCGGGGGCGGCCACCGCCGCCCGCCAGGCGTCCAGGTCCAGCCGGCCGAGCCGGTCCACGCCGACCTCGGCGGCGTCGCCGTGCAGCGCGGCGGCGTGCAGCACCGCGGAGTGCTCGACGGCGGAGTGGATCAGCCGGGTGCCCGCGCGGCGCCGTCCGGCCAGCCCACCCAGGATCCCGGCGTGCACCGCGGCGGTGCCGCTGGCCGTGAAGCTCACCTCGTCCGGGCGTACGCCGAGCACCTCGGCGATCGCGCCGTGCGCCGCGTCCAGCAGTTGCCGGGCGCGGCGGGCGCCCGCGTACAGGCGGTCGGGGTCGGCCCAGCCGTCCTCCAGCGCCGCCAGCAGCGCCTGGCGGGCCACCGGGTGCAGCGGTGCGGCGGTGGCCGCGTCCAGGTAGGTCGCGGCGCGGGCGCGATCGGACGTGTATTCCACCTCTGGAACGGTATCGTCCAGCTTGTCGGTGCAGCGCCTGGGTGAGCCGAAGATCGGACCCCCGCAACGGGACGGTAGGGCCTGGTCGAGTAATGTGCGACCGTCGGTGACGCCTTGCCGCCGGTGTCCGGAATCAGCGCCTGGCAGGCGCTCGTGGGGGCCCGGCAGGCGCTCAAAGGGGCTCGGCGCCAGGCGGCGCTGCATAGGAGGCAGGAGCAGGTGGGCGAAAAGAGTTCGGCCGCACGGCCACGAGCAGTCCGGCTCGCCGGGCTCGGCGTCGGTGGGGCGTTGCTGCTGACCCTGCTCGCGGGCTGTTCCGCGGACAGCATCGGTGCCAAGTTCGGCTACTTCGGATGGCCGGGCACGGGCATCACGCCGCAGGGCCACCAGATGTACGACCTCTGGATCGCGTCGGTGATCGCGGCGCTCGTGGTCGGTTTCTTCGTGTGGGGCCTGATCTTCTGGTGCATCATCCGGTATCGCAAGCGCGGCGACGAGCTGCCCGTGCAGACCCGGTTCAACATGCCGATGGAGGTCCTCTACACGGTCACGCCGGTGCTGGTGGTCGCGATCCTCTTCTACTACACCGCGATCGTGCAGACCAGCGTCGACAAGCTGTCGAAGAACCCCGACCAGGTCGTCGAGGTCGTCGCGTTCAAGTGGAACTGGCAGTTCAACTACCGCGAGGGCCAGGGCCCGGACGGGCGCACGGTGGCGTCCACCGTGGGCTCCGCCGATGTGATCCCGCTGCTCGTGGTGCCCACCGGCAAGACGATCCGGTTCGAGGAGACCAGCAAGGACGTCATCCACTCGTTCTGGGTGCCGGAAATGCTGTTCAAGCGCGACGTCTTCCCCGGCAGCACCCGCAACGTGTTCGAGGTGACCTTCGACAAGGAGGGCCGCTACGTCGGCCGGTGCGCGGAGCTGTGCGGGACGTACCACGCCTTCATGCAGTTCGAGCTGGTCGTGGTGTCGCCCGAGCGGTTCGATCAGTTCATCAAGGCGAAGGTGGCCGGTTCCACCACGCCGGAGGCGATGGCCGTCATCGGCTTCACCGGTGACAACGCCTTCGCGGTGACGACCAAGCCGCTCGACACGCGGCGGCAGGAGCAGAGCTGGTACCAGCCGCAGACAGCCATCGGGAAGTAGGGACCAGATGAAGACCGAATACAAGATCTTCAGTGGGGTAGCTCTCTTCCTGTTCGGCGCCGCCGCTGTGTACGGGGTGTGGACGCACCTCGCGAACAACCAGACGGAGTGGGTCGGCACCGTGGCGCTGATCCTGTCCGGACTGCTCTGCGCGATGTGCGGCGGGTTCTTCTGGTTCGTGGCGCGCCGCATCGACCTGCGCCCGGAGGACCGGCCCGACGGCGAGATCGCCGAGGGCGCCGGGGAGATCGGCTTCTTCAGCCCCGGCAGCTACTGGCCGTTCGGGGTGGCGCTGGCGGCGGCCGTCGCCGCGGTCGGCCTGGTGTACGTGATGTGGTGGCTGGTCGCCGCGGGGCTCGTCGCGGTCATCCTCGCGTCCAGCGGCCTGCTCTTCGAGTACTACTCCGGGACCCGGCACCCCGCCGAGCACTGACCCGGTACGCAACGCCACGGCCCGCGCCCCGACCTGGGGCGCGGGCCGTCGTCGTTGCTCAGGCGGCGCGGCGCTGCTGCGGAGCCACCCGGTGGCCCCGCGTGCCGTAGGGCTGGGTCCACACCCGCAGGGTGGCGGGGACCAGCACCTCCGCCATGCCGCAGCCGGTGCAGATCAGCTCGGGGCAGTCGTCGGCGTCCTCGCCGGTCGCCATCTCGAACAACATGTCGCGCCGGCATGTCACGCAGTGCATCTCGCGTTCTCGCACGGGTGTCTCCTCTTCGCCGGAAGGTGGAATTACCCGAATCCTGGTAAAACGCTGTCATGCGAACGGGGCACAGCGGTGGACGCTGACCGGCGTGTCGCGCGGCAGCTCAGGCCGTACCGAAGATGATCTTTTGCACAGCCCGGCCGGGCGTGATCATCCCCTCAGGCGGGCTCCGCGGCCTTCGCCGCGCGGGCCGCCGCCACCCAACGCTCCAGCAGGGCCGTCGCCGCGCCGGAGTCCACCGTCGCCGCGGCGCGCGCGATGCCCGCCCGCAGGTCGTCCGCGAAGACGCCCGGGAATCCCGCGTGCGCGGTCAGCGCCGCGGCCGCGTTGAGCAGCACCGCGTCGCGGACCGGCCCCGTCTCGCCGCCGAACACCCGCACCGCCACGTCCGCGTTGAACGCCGCGTCGCCGCCGCGCAGATCCCCGGGGGAGCTGCGCGGCAGCCCCAGGTCGGTGGCGTCCACCAGGGCCTCCTCGACCGTGCCGGCGCGGGCGATCCAGACCCGGGTGGGCGCGGCCGTGGTGAACTCGTCCAGGCCGTCCTCACCGCGCATCACCAGGGCCGAGTCGCCGCGGCGGGCGAAGACGTGGGCCATCACCGGGGCCATCCGCAGGTCGAAGCAGCCGACCGCGGCCGAGCGCGGCCGCGCGGGGTTGGTCAGCGGGCCCAGCATGTTGAAGAAGGTCGGCACGGCCAGCTCGCGGCGGGTGACCGCGGCGTGCCGCATCCCGGGGTGGTAGCGGGCCGCGAAACAGAAGCCGATGCCCGCCTCGTGCACCGTGCGCACGACCCCCTCGGGGCCCAGGTCGAGGGGGATGCCGAAGTGCTCCAGCAGGTCCGCGGTGCCGCAGGCGGAGGAGGCCGCCCGGTTGCCGTGCTTGACCACCCGCACCCCGCTGGCGGCCACCACGACCGCCGCCATAGTGGAGATGTTCACTGTGTGGGCCCGGTCACCGCCGGTGCCCACCACGTCCACCGCGTCGGCGCGCACGTCGTCGGGGAGCGGGACCAGGGTGGCGTTGCGGAGCATCGCCTCGACCAGGCCGGCCAGCTCCGCGGGGCTCTCACCCTTGGCGCGCAGCGCCACCGCGAACCCCGCGACCTGGACCGGGGTGGCGCTGCCGGTCATGATCTCGCCCATCGCCCAGGCGGTGTCCTGGGTCGACAGCTCCTCGCCGCGCAGCAGTGCGCTCAGCAGGTTCGGCCAGGTACGTGCGCCCATAACGGGGCCTCCGTCCGGGGGTACGGCGGGTGGTGGACGATCAGCCGAGCTGGCCCAGCGGCACGGCGCCCGCGCGGCGGGCGCGCAGCAGGCCGGCCACCGTCTGGCCGGTGGTCACCGGGTCCAGCGGGTGCACCAGGGTCGCGTCGACCTGGGCGAACGCGGCCAGCCACCGGTCGGCCGCGCGGGCGATGACGACGCAGGTGGGCGGCGGGACCTTGTACTCGTCCTTGACCTGGCGGGCGATGCCCAGCCCACCGGCCGGGGCGGCCTCGCCGTCGAGGACCATCAGGTCGATCTCGTAGTCGTCCAGCAACTCCCGGCACTGCTCCCAGGTGGCCGCGTCGACGAACTCGACCGCCAGGTCGGCGGCGGGCCGCTGGCCGATCGCCAGCCGGATGCGGTCGCGCACCGCGGGATCGTCGCTGTACAGCAGGATGGTGTAGCGCTCCGGCTCGGTCCGCTGAGGCGGTGTGTCCCGGTGGCTGTGTGCGTCGCTCATGTCGTGCCCGGCTCCCACGCTCGTAGCTGCCCGCTGATCGTAGCGAACCGGTTATTCGGCGTCCGGTTGCGGGCGCGTCGGCGTCCCGGCGAGCCGGGCCCGTGGCGCCCCCTGCTCGGCGCCCTGCCCGCCGCCCGGTTCCGCATCCTGCCCCCGGTCCGGGTCCCGGTCCTGGTCCGCGGCCTGCTGGACGGTCTGCTGGGCGGCCCGCTCGCGGGCGCGCTCCGCGGCCTCCTGGCGGTCGAGGGCGCGGTCGATGCGGCGGGCCTCGCGCTCGGACTGGCGGATCCACTGCACGACCAGGATGCCGAGCATGGTGACGCTGACGATCTCGCCGCCGGCCCACAGCACGCCGCCCGCGACCACCTGGTCGCTCTGCGGGTCGGCCCAGCCCAGGTGCAGCGACGGGTACCAGTCGCCGCCGAGCAGGGTCCGGCTCTGCATGATGGTCAGGCCCAGCACGGTGTGGAACGGCACGGACAGCACCATCAGCAGCGCCCGAGCCGGGTACGGCCACCGGTTCGGCAGCGGGTCCACCCCCAGCAGCGGCCAGAAGAACAGGCAGCCGGTGAGGATGAAGTGGGCGTGGGTGAACTCGTGCGCCCATGAGTGCGCCAGGGTGTACCGGTAGAGGTCAGTGAAATACAGCACGAACGGGTTGGCCACGAACAGGCCGAAGGCGACCAGAGGGTAGGTCAGCACCCCGACCACCCGGCTGTGCAGCACCTTGAGCAAGGCCCGGCGCGCGGGCGGGGCCAGCGTGCGCAGCGCCAGCGTGATCGGGGCGCCCAGCGCGAGGAAGATCGGGCCGACCATGGACAGCACCATGTGCTGCACCATGTGCACCGACAGCAGGGTGGTGTCGTACGCCTCCAGCCCGCTGACGGTCACCGCGGCGATCGAGCCCAGCCCGCCCAGCAGGAAGGCGACCGACCGGCCGGTCGGCCAGGCGTCCCCGCGCCGCCGCAGCCGGTGCACCCCGTACGCGTAGAGGGCGGCGGCGACCAGCAGGCCCAGCGCGATCAGGCTGTCCAGCCGGATCTGGGTGAAGATCTCCGTCGCCGTGAACGGCGGGGGGACAGTGTCCCCCGCCGAGCCCGCGAGGGTGGTGGTTTCGACTAGCTGCACCACCTGAGGCTAGGACTTCGCCGGGGTGGCCCGGTCACCGGGCGTCGACACGTACCGGATTGGGCCCCCCGCGACACGTTGCGGTGATCGCGGGGCAATAATGAGCCCGTGACAGCGGCCCCAGCCATCGACAAGAGCCGGATCCACTCGCTGACGCGCCCCAACATGGTGAGCGTCGGGACGATCGTGTGGCTCTCCAGCGAACTCATGTTCTTCGCGGCGTTGTTCGCGATGTACTTCTCGATCCGCGCCGCGGACTACAGCATGTGGGAAGAGCACACCCCGCACCTGAACGTCCCGTACGCGACGACGTTCACGGTGATCCTGGTGCTCTCGTCGGTCACCTGCCAGCTCGGCGTGTTCGCGGCGGAGAAGGGCGACGTGTTCGCGCTGCGGCGCTGGTTCGCCGTCACCTTCGTCATGGGCCTGATCTTCGTGCTCGGCCAGGCGAACGAGTACCGCCACCTCGTGCCCGCCGGCATCGCGCTGAACGCGGACGGGTACGGCTCGATGTTCTACCTGACGACCGGCTTCCACGGCCTGCACGTCACCGGTGGTCTCATCGCCTTCATCGTCTACATGATCCGCACCACGATGGGGCGGTTCACCCCGGCGCAGGCGACGTCGGCGATCGTCGTGTCGTACTACTGGCACTTCGTCGACATCGTGTGGATCGCGCTGTTCGCCATGATCTATTGGCTTCAGTAGCCCGCCGCCCGTCCCCACCAGGTCGAAATCAAGAGGACTCAGGCCCATGACTTCTGACACCCCCGCCGGCCGGCGTTTCCGGGTGTTCCGCCGACGGCGGTCGGCGCCCAGCCGGGCACGCCGGCGCCTCGGCGCGGCGGTTCGCATGATCGCCGCGCTGGCCCTGGCCGGTGGCGTCTACACCGCCTTCGCGCCGGGCGCGTTCGCGGAGGACAACCTCCAGCTCTCCGCCGCCGCGCAGGAGGGCAAGGCGCTGTTCGACAACAGCTGCATCTCCTGCCACGGGCGCGACGCCCGGGGTGTCGAGGGCCGCGGGCCCAGCCTGATCGGCGTCGGCTCGGCCTCGGTGGAGTTCCAGGTGGGCACGGGCCGCATGCCGATGGTCCGCCAGGAGGCCCAGGCCGAGCAGAAGGCGCCGGTGTTCACCGCCGAGGAGGTCAAGCAGCTCGGCCGGTACATCCAGGAGCTGGGCGGTGGGCCGCAGATGCCGACCGGGCCGCTGACGGTCGACCCCGAGGACGACCCGGGCGCCCTGTCCCGCGGTGGTGAGCTGTTCCGGCAGAACTGCACCTCCTGCCACAGCTTCGGCGGGGCCGGTGGCGCGCTGTCCTCGGGCAAGTTCGCCCCGAGCCTTGGCGACGCCACGCCGGAGGAGATCTACGCCGCGATGCTGACCGGCCCGCAGAACATGCCGGTGTTCGGCGACAACGAGATCACCCCGGACGAGAAGCGGGAGATCATCAGCTACATCACGTACCAGCTCCAGCAGGACAAGGACCCGGGCGGCCTGTTCAACCTGGGCCGGTACGGGCCGGTGACCGAGGGTCTGGCGATCTTCCTGGTCGGCATCACCATCCTGGTGTTCACGACCCTGTGGATCGCGGGCAAGTCATGACCGAGCGCATCGAGAGCAGGACAAGAAAGGCACGGCCATGACCGTTACGAAGGACGAGGGGACGACCGGCGGCACCCAGCCGGTCGACCTCACCGACCCGCGGTTGTCGCGCTTCGACATCGTGCGCGAGGGGGCGCGGCGCGACGACATCGAGATCGTCACGTACGAGTCGCAGTTCCCCGCGCCGGGCTCGAAGGCGGAGAAGCGGATCGAGCGGGCCATTGCCCTGCTGTTCGTGATCGCCGGGATCATGGCGCTCGGGTTCCTGGCCGCCTACATCTGGTGGCCGTGGGAGTTCGAGCTGGGCCACACGCCCAGTGACTACTACACCCCGATCCTGGGCATCTCGCTCGGCATCGCGCTGCTCTGCATCGGCCTGGCGATCCTCGCCTGGGCCAAGAAGCTGCTGCCGCACGAGGTCGCGATCCAGGACCGCCACTCGGGCCCGTCCAGCTCCGAGGATCAGCAGATCACCGGCCAGACGATGCTGTTCACGGTCGACGAGCTGGGCATCCAGCGGCGGCCCCTGCTCAAGGGTGCGGTCGCCCTCGGGCTGGCGCCGATCGGTCTGGTCGCCGCCGCGCCGCTGGTCGGCGGTCTGATCAAGAACCCGCACAAGGCCGACCGGGGCCAGGACCCGCCGCTGTTCCGTACCGGCTTCACCCCGCGGGACGGCCAGAAGATCCGGCTGACCCGCGAGGACGGCAGCGCGATCCGGCCCGAGGACGTCAGCGTCGGCGGCCAGATCACGGTCTTCCCGGGCGTCCCGCACGGCGCCACCAACGAGTACGCCGACTCGCCGACCCTGCTCATCCACCTGCGGGCGGACGACGCGGAGACGACCCGCCAGAACTCGGCGCCGATCAACGAGGGCGCGATGTGGGGCAACTACGTCGCGTACTCGAAGATCTGCACCCACGCCGGCTGCCCCGCCAGCCTGTACGAGCAGATGACCAACCGGTTGCTCTGCCCGTGCCACCAGTCGCAGTTCCTCATCACCGACAACGCCCGGCCGATCTTCGGGCCCGCCAGCCGGAGACTGCCGCAGCTGCCCATCGAGGTGGACGCGGAGGGATACTTCGTGGCGCGCGAGGACTACCGCGAGACCGTGGGCCCTGACTTCTGGGAGCGGCCATGAAGCGCCGAAAGCTCGACATCGGTGCGATGCCCGGCGCCGCCGCGGCCGGCATCGACGAACGTTTCCAGGTCGCCACGCCGCTGCGTCGCCTGCTGAACAAGGTCTTCCCGGACCACTGGTCGTTCCTGCTGGGCGAGATCGCGCTGTTCTCGTTCATCGTCCTGCTGCTCAGCGGCACGTTCCTGACGCTGTTCTTCGACCCGTCGATGCGCGAGGTCACGTACGACGGCGCCTACCTGGCGCTGCGCGGCCAGGAGATGTCGGCGGCGTACGCGTCGTCCCTGGACCTGTCGTTCGAGGTACGCGGCGGCCTGTTCATGCGGCAGCTGCACCACTGGGCGGCGCTGCTGTTCATGGCCTCGATCATCGTGCACATGGCGCGCGTCTTCTTCACCGGCGCGTTCCGCAAGCCGCGCGAGGCGAACTGGGCGATCGGCCTGATCCTGTTCCTGCTGGGCTTCCTGGAGGGCTTCACCGGCTACTCGCTGCCGGACGACGGCCTGTCCGGCACGGGTCTGCGCATCGCCTCCGCGATCATGCTGTCGATCCCGGTGATCGGCACCTGGCTGTCGGCGTCGATCTTCGGCGGCGAGTTCCCCGGCCACCTGATCATCGGCCGGTTCTACATCGCGCACGTGCTGCTGATCCCGGCCGGCCTGCTCGGCCTCATCAGCGCCCACCTCGCGCTGGTGTTCAAGCAGAAGCACACCCAGTGGCCCGGCCCGATGCGGACCAACTCGAACGTCGTCGGCGAGCGCATGTTCCCGCGGTACGCGCTCAAACAGGGCGGCTTCTTCATGACCGTCTTCGGCGTCGTGGCGCTGATGGCCGGTCTGTTCCAGATCAACCCGATCTGGTTGTTCGGCCCGTACCGGGCGTCCGAGGTGTCCTCGGCCAGCCAGCCCGACTGGTACGTCATGTTCATGGACGGCCTGGTCCGGCTCATGCCGGCGTGGCAGATCACGCTGCCGTTCGGCGACGGCTACAGCATTCCGCCGCTGTTCTGGCCCGCGGTCGTGGGGCTGGGGGCGCTGACCACGGTGCCGATGTTCTACCCGTTCATAGAGGCGCGGCGGCTCAAGGACAAGCAGACGCATCACCTGCTGCAGCGGCCGCGCGACGCGCCCGAGCGCACCGGCGTGGGCGCCATGGCGTTCACGTTCTTCATCGTCGCCACGCTGTCCGGTGGCAACGACGTCATCGCGGACAAGTTCCACATCAGCCTGAACGCGATGACCTGGGCCGGGCGTATCGGTCTGATCCTCCTGCCGCCGCTGGCGTACTACGTCGCGTTCCGCATCTGCCTCGGCCTGCAGCAGCACGACCGTGAGGTGCTGGCCCACGGCGCGGAGACCGGCATCATCAAGCGGCTGCCGGACGGGCGCTTCATGGAGGTGCACCAGCCGCTCGGCCCGGTGGACGACCACGGCCACCCGCTGCCGCTGGACTACGCCGGCTGGGTCGTACCGAAGAAGATGAACCGGCTCGGGGCGCTCGCCCCCGCGATCAAGGGCTTCTTCTACCCGGTCGAGAAGCCGGCGGAGGCCCCGGTGTCGCCCGCCGTGCCGCCGGTGACCCGCGAGGATCGCGAGGAGATCACCTCCGGTCGCTGAACCACCGCACGACGAAAGGGCCCGCCGCACGGCGGGCCCTTTCGCTGTGCCGGATGTCAGTCCGCGTCGGGCAGACCGATGGCGAACGCGTCCTCCAGGTCGTGCCGGGAGTAGGCCCGGAACGCGATGTGCGACTCGGTGTTCAGCACCCCCGGTGTCTTCGAGATGCGGCCCGCGATGACCTCGGCGATGTCGTCGAAGTGGGGCACCCGGACGATCGCGATGAGGTCGACGTTGCCGGCGACCGAGTACACCTCGCTGACGCCGGGCAGTTCCGCGAGCGCCTGGGCGACCTCGGGGATGGAATCGGTGGCGCAGTCGATGTGCACGATCGCGGTGTTCACCTGCGGGCTCCTCGCTCCAGATCCGGTCGGACGGATGGGCTCATGCTATCGGCGCGGTGGACAGCGGCGAGCCGCGGTTGCCGGGCGCGTTCAGCCTGGGCATGCGGATCGCCAGGTTGCCAGGATTCACATCGGCCGCTGGCTTGGGCGCCAGGTACGGATGGCGGTGATGTTTAGCTCGAGCTATAGTTCCGGGAGTGTCCATCACTCCCGAACACCGGCGTTGGACGATCAAGACCACCACTGACGTTCGCGAGTGGTTGCGAGCTCTGCGGCAGGCGGACCCGGAAACCTACAGGTCGGTCAACGTGGCGATCGACATGCTCGCCGAGGCCGGCCCTGGTCTGGCGCGGCCGTTGGTCGACACGGTGAAGGGGTCGAGCATCAACAATCTGAAGGAACTGCGGCCCCGGTCCGGCCGCGATACGGCGGTCCGCGTGCTGTTCGTCTTCGACCCCTGGTCGCAGGCGATACTGCTGGTCGCGGGAAATAAGGCCGGCGACTGGTCGCGGTGGTACAGATTCGCGATTCCGGCCGCGGAGCTAGCGGATGAGAGTTGCTGGCCGTCGAACGCAAGCGGAGGGAGGGAGCATGACCGAGTTCCACGATTGGGACGATGTTCGTGCCGAACTGGACGACGGGGACAATGGCGCGCTCGTTGCGGAACGCGCTCGTACCGAGGCATGGGTCAGCGCCTTCCACCTGGCCGAGGAGCGCAAGCGCCTCGGCTTGACGCAGCGAGAGGTGGCCGACCTCATGGGTGTCACGCCCGGCCGGGTCAGCCAGATCGAGAACGGTGACCTCGACGCGAACGAGGTCGCTACCCTCAGCCGCTATGCGCAGGCACTCGGCGCGCGCATGCGGATCATCTTTGATTACGGCAACGACCTGCGCCAGATCGCCTGACCGGACGACCCGTGCTCCGGGCTCATGCCGGCACGGTAAGGCCCGCGCCCGCGCGGACGACCTCGCACAGTCGCTCGGTTACGGACACCGTCGCGCCGGGCCACACCACGCACCGGTCCACGTCGCCGCGCACGAGCGCCCCGGCCCCGATCACGGACCGCTCGGACCGGCCCGTGACCGTCGCGGTCGGATCGATCAGGCTGCCGTTCCCCGCGGCGTGCAGGTTGGCCGCCAGGTAGTCGGCCGGGGTGCCGGTGTCCAGGTACATGCCGTCGAAGTCCACCAGCTCCAGGGCGCCGTCCGCTTCGGCGGGCCGCCACACCGTCCGCACCAGGTCGCCCGGCTGCGCCGCGAGGTCGCGGACGCGCCGCCACGGCAGCAGGGAGAACCCGGCGAAGCGGCGGCCGCTGAATCCGCCGGTCGCGCCCGGCTCCACGGGCCGGGTGAGCATGCGTACGGTCTCGCCGTCCCAGCCGTCCAGCAGCGCCGCGATGTCCTTGCCGGGTTCGCGCCGCGGGTCCGCCAGGTACGCGTCCGCGTTGCCGACCAGCACCCCGCGACCGTCGATCCAGCCGCGCAGCCGGCCGATGCCGCCGGAGGTCCCCAGCGGGCCGTCCGGCTCCACGGACAGGTGCGCTCGGCCGTCCACGTGGCGTACCACCTGGTCGGCCAGGTACGCGGCGTTGACCGCGGTCGTGTCCGGCCCGGCGAGCCCGAGCCCGGCCAGCCGGTGCAGCGCGCGGTCCAGCAGCGCCACGTTGCCGACCGGGCACAGCGCCTTGGGCAGCAGCTCGGTCAGCGGTCGCAGCCGCTGCCCCTCCCCGGCGGCCAGCACGACCGCGCAGATCACGACGCGCCGTCCTCTTCCGCGGCCGGGCCGATGCCGTAGAGGCCCAGCAGGATCTCGGTGTTCGGGGTCAGCCGTGGCAGGTCGTCCAGCGGAAACCAGCGGGCCTCCAGCACCTCGCCACCGTCCACGACCAACTCCGTGCGGGAGGCCGGCACGGCCGCCGTGAACACCGTGTCCACCCAGCCCTTGACGTGCACGACGGCGTTGGGCACGGCGGGCGTCAGCGCCGTGGGGTCGAGGGCGACCCCGCTCTCCTCGAACAGCTCCCGTGCGGCGCCCACCGGGGGCGGCTCGTGCCGCTTGAGCAGGCCCGCGGGCAGTCCCCAGCCCTGGCCCGGCGGCTGGCGCAGCAGGAGCAGGCGTCCCGGTTCCGGTGCTTCCGAGTCGTGCAGCAGGGTCACCGCCCCGACCAGATACTTCGGCGAGACGAGGCGGACGAGGCGGCGACGCGCGCGGCCCGGCAGCCGATACAACACCTGGTACCCGTAGCCACGCAGCCGCCGCCGAAGATTCACCCCATCAGGCTATCGGGGCACTCCCATCGGCCGCCGCCCCATCAGTCCGGGTGATCCACCAGCGCGATGAGCTGTTCGACGACGTTGTCGGGCTCCAGGCTGCGCTCGGTGACCGCCACCAGCATGGTCTCCAGATCCGGGTAGCCGAGCTCCTCGGCGAGGCGGCGCAGCGGCACCTCGCTGGCCAGGCCGCGGTCGTGCTTGCGCAGGGTCAGCCCGATCGTGGCGCGGCCCAGGCGGACCTTGTCCGCGATGCTGATGCCGGGGGCGTCGGCCTCGGCGAAGTAGCGGTTGATCTGCATCTGGGCGTGGGGCGACTTGACGAAGCCCAGCCACTCCTTGCGGGGACCGCGCGGGGCGTCCGGCTCGACGTCGACGTGCCCGTCCGTCTCGGTGAAGATCTCCACGACGTCGCCGTCGCGCAGCGGGGAGCTCAGCGGCGCCAGCCGCCCGTTGATCGTGGCGGCGAGGCACTGGTCGCCCTTGTCCGGGCTCAGCTCGTACGCGAGATCGACCGGGGTGGAACCGGCGGGCAGCTCGACCGTGCTGCCGTCGGCGAACACCTGGATCTGCGCCTCGGCCAGGTCGCAGCGCAGCGAGGCGAGGAACTGTCCGGCGTCGGTGGTCTCCTGTTCCCAGTCGAGCACCCGGCGCAGCCAGGTGAGCTGGTCGGAGCCGGGGGTCTCGGCCGATTCGCTCTTCGGGTAGCGGAAGCCGGTGGCGACGCCGTACTCCGCGCAGCGGTGCATCGACTCGGTGCGGATCAGCACCTCGACGAGCCGGCCGTCGGGCCCGGTCACCGTCGTGTGCAGCGAACGGTAGAGGTTGTTCTTCGGCGAGGCGATGAAGTCCTTGAACCGGCCCGCGACCGGGCGCCACCGGCCGTGGATCGCGCCGAGGGCGGCGTAGCAGTCGGTGTCCGGTCCGTCGATCACCACCGCGATGCGGGGCAGGTCGAAGGGCACCGGGTAGTCCCCGGCGACGGTGTCCTTCCAGATCGAGTAGTA
Protein-coding regions in this window:
- a CDS encoding nucleotidyltransferase family protein, yielding MICAVVLAAGEGQRLRPLTELLPKALCPVGNVALLDRALHRLAGLGLAGPDTTAVNAAYLADQVVRHVDGRAHLSVEPDGPLGTSGGIGRLRGWIDGRGVLVGNADAYLADPRREPGKDIAALLDGWDGETVRMLTRPVEPGATGGFSGRRFAGFSLLPWRRVRDLAAQPGDLVRTVWRPAEADGALELVDFDGMYLDTGTPADYLAANLHAAGNGSLIDPTATVTGRSERSVIGAGALVRGDVDRCVVWPGATVSVTERLCEVVRAGAGLTVPA
- a CDS encoding transcriptional regulator, whose translation is MTEFHDWDDVRAELDDGDNGALVAERARTEAWVSAFHLAEERKRLGLTQREVADLMGVTPGRVSQIENGDLDANEVATLSRYAQALGARMRIIFDYGNDLRQIA
- a CDS encoding Lrp/AsnC family transcriptional regulator translates to MNTAIVHIDCATDSIPEVAQALAELPGVSEVYSVAGNVDLIAIVRVPHFDDIAEVIAGRISKTPGVLNTESHIAFRAYSRHDLEDAFAIGLPDAD
- a CDS encoding cytochrome b, producing MKRRKLDIGAMPGAAAAGIDERFQVATPLRRLLNKVFPDHWSFLLGEIALFSFIVLLLSGTFLTLFFDPSMREVTYDGAYLALRGQEMSAAYASSLDLSFEVRGGLFMRQLHHWAALLFMASIIVHMARVFFTGAFRKPREANWAIGLILFLLGFLEGFTGYSLPDDGLSGTGLRIASAIMLSIPVIGTWLSASIFGGEFPGHLIIGRFYIAHVLLIPAGLLGLISAHLALVFKQKHTQWPGPMRTNSNVVGERMFPRYALKQGGFFMTVFGVVALMAGLFQINPIWLFGPYRASEVSSASQPDWYVMFMDGLVRLMPAWQITLPFGDGYSIPPLFWPAVVGLGALTTVPMFYPFIEARRLKDKQTHHLLQRPRDAPERTGVGAMAFTFFIVATLSGGNDVIADKFHISLNAMTWAGRIGLILLPPLAYYVAFRICLGLQQHDREVLAHGAETGIIKRLPDGRFMEVHQPLGPVDDHGHPLPLDYAGWVVPKKMNRLGALAPAIKGFFYPVEKPAEAPVSPAVPPVTREDREEITSGR
- a CDS encoding RelA/SpoT family protein; translation: MDVDAGHGAAFGRALSTAPSETTLTQRLRSLLSFQNGEDDPVATLTRTHKAVHPSADVGMLRRSYSIAAAMHEGQKRKSGDPYITHPLAVAQICAELGMDTTTLVAALLHDTVEDTSYTLEALHGDFGPEVTHLVDGVTKFDKAFYGKVAEAETIRKMIVAAGKDVRVLVIKLADRLHNMRTLDARSPASRARIATATLDVLVPLCDRLGIQALKRDLDDVVLYHLHPEAYARIDEHVKNRPGWAQYLTDVTHKTLTALRRSRVDAKVTPRPRHYYSIWKDTVAGDYPVPFDLPRIAVVIDGPDTDCYAALGAIHGRWRPVAGRFKDFIASPKNNLYRSLHTTVTGPDGRLVEVLIRTESMHRCAEYGVATGFRYPKSESAETPGSDQLTWLRRVLDWEQETTDAGQFLASLRCDLAEAQIQVFADGSTVELPAGSTPVDLAYELSPDKGDQCLAATINGRLAPLSSPLRDGDVVEIFTETDGHVDVEPDAPRGPRKEWLGFVKSPHAQMQINRYFAEADAPGISIADKVRLGRATIGLTLRKHDRGLASEVPLRRLAEELGYPDLETMLVAVTERSLEPDNVVEQLIALVDHPD
- a CDS encoding NUDIX hydrolase, coding for MNLRRRLRGYGYQVLYRLPGRARRRLVRLVSPKYLVGAVTLLHDSEAPEPGRLLLLRQPPGQGWGLPAGLLKRHEPPPVGAARELFEESGVALDPTALTPAVPNAVVHVKGWVDTVFTAAVPASRTELVVDGGEVLEARWFPLDDLPRLTPNTEILLGLYGIGPAAEEDGAS